A genomic window from Sulfurospirillum diekertiae includes:
- a CDS encoding LysE family transporter, translated as MQLDIWLTMLVASILISVSPGAGAVVSMNYGLKYGLKRSYAAIMGLQVGLFVQTFIVVIGLGSLIMSSLLLFNIIKWIGVVYLVFLGVMKFIEKPHLPDDTAKIKAFSASKAFIQATLINLTNIKATVFLVAFIPQFLNPNKPLLGQFAIICATLICVDIIVMTGYSSLASKLKNVIKSIRAIKIQNRLTGAFLLLAAFFISTAKRA; from the coding sequence ATGCAACTCGATATTTGGCTCACGATGCTCGTTGCCTCTATTCTTATTAGTGTCTCTCCTGGGGCTGGGGCGGTTGTCTCCATGAACTATGGACTTAAATACGGACTTAAACGCTCATATGCAGCTATTATGGGGCTTCAAGTGGGTCTTTTTGTGCAAACGTTTATTGTCGTCATAGGATTAGGCTCTCTCATCATGAGTTCGCTGCTTCTTTTTAATATCATCAAGTGGATTGGTGTGGTGTACTTGGTCTTTTTGGGAGTTATGAAGTTTATTGAAAAGCCACACTTGCCAGATGACACAGCTAAAATCAAAGCTTTTTCGGCTTCAAAAGCGTTTATTCAAGCCACGCTGATTAACCTGACCAACATCAAAGCAACCGTCTTTTTAGTCGCGTTTATTCCACAGTTTCTGAACCCCAATAAACCACTTCTTGGGCAATTTGCTATTATCTGTGCAACGCTCATTTGTGTGGACATCATCGTCATGACAGGTTATAGCTCGCTCGCTTCCAAGCTTAAAAACGTCATCAAATCTATTCGTGCCATTAAGATTCAAAACCGCCTTACAGGAGCTTTTTTACTCCTTGCTGCCTTTTTTATCTCAACGGCAAAACGCGCTTAA
- a CDS encoding LysE family translocator, giving the protein MPLDLWTFLIAITLLTMTPGADTMIVIRNTVRGGAKDGLVSSLGICSGLFVHATLSAVGISAILLYSATAFTILKSVGALYLLWLGFNSFKSFWNAKGVHQKHIAPKPFRFLSSLQEGFLSNVLNPKAIIFYMAFLPQFISHESSVLGQSLFLAFLHFVVGTIWQAILVYTIVSANGFITKKSVRQSLDAISGTVMIALGITLFLEKR; this is encoded by the coding sequence ATGCCACTCGATCTTTGGACATTTTTAATTGCTATTACCTTGCTTACAATGACCCCAGGGGCTGATACGATGATCGTTATTCGCAATACCGTACGTGGTGGGGCAAAAGATGGGCTTGTTTCAAGTTTGGGAATTTGCTCAGGTCTTTTTGTGCATGCAACACTTTCAGCGGTGGGTATTTCAGCGATTTTACTCTATTCAGCAACCGCATTTACTATTTTGAAAAGTGTGGGAGCGCTCTACTTACTTTGGCTGGGATTTAACTCATTCAAATCATTTTGGAATGCAAAAGGCGTTCATCAAAAACACATTGCTCCAAAACCTTTTCGTTTTTTGAGCTCTTTACAAGAGGGGTTTTTATCCAATGTTCTCAATCCCAAAGCGATCATTTTTTATATGGCATTTTTACCACAATTTATTTCACATGAGAGCTCCGTCCTCGGGCAATCACTCTTTCTCGCATTTTTACACTTTGTTGTAGGAACGATCTGGCAGGCAATTTTGGTCTACACCATTGTCTCTGCCAATGGCTTTATCACAAAAAAAAGTGTCCGTCAAAGCTTAGATGCCATCTCAGGAACGGTTATGATAGCGCTTGGTATTACGCTCTTTTTGGAAAAACGCTAA
- a CDS encoding ABC transporter permease translates to MSFKLNLLLLDYAIRSILRRASKSFFIFLILSLLIFLLSSVLMIADAIKLELNTTLKTLPQITLQRFVAGKQRDVPISRVDALLDIEGISAITPRVWGYYYFKPAGVNFSVVGIDAYEEQYSQTLSKLAQHFDLKLLESEQAMIIGVGVKKVLSENYYTDFFNFVTSEGKWQRVAIAGVFHSDLALESNDLIVMPKSLAYTILGMDNDKATDMVVKVANVKEIPTIVQKITARYPDLRAITQDDIRVSYQNLFDYKSGFFLSLFSVCAFAFFIIVYDKTSGLSSEEKREIGILKAIGWSSDDILQEKFYESFILAMSAFLVGIAFSLFYVYGMQAPLLRNVFMGYSELKPAFILPFHIDFAMPFLLFLLSVPIYIAATLIPAWRASSLDADEVMR, encoded by the coding sequence GTGTCTTTTAAACTTAATCTCTTACTGCTCGATTACGCGATTCGCTCGATCCTTCGTCGTGCGAGTAAAAGCTTTTTCATCTTTTTGATCTTAAGTCTGCTCATCTTCTTGCTCTCTTCGGTGTTGATGATCGCCGATGCCATTAAACTGGAACTGAATACAACCCTTAAAACCTTGCCACAGATTACCTTGCAACGTTTTGTTGCGGGGAAACAGAGGGATGTGCCCATCAGTCGTGTGGATGCCCTTTTGGATATTGAAGGGATTAGTGCCATTACCCCTCGTGTATGGGGCTACTACTACTTCAAGCCCGCGGGTGTGAATTTCTCGGTGGTTGGTATTGATGCGTATGAAGAGCAATACTCCCAAACACTGTCGAAACTCGCACAGCATTTTGATCTGAAACTGCTGGAGAGTGAACAAGCAATGATCATCGGTGTTGGGGTTAAAAAAGTCTTGAGTGAGAATTACTACACCGACTTTTTCAACTTTGTCACCAGTGAGGGCAAATGGCAACGTGTTGCCATCGCAGGCGTTTTTCATTCAGACCTTGCCTTAGAATCTAATGATCTTATCGTGATGCCTAAATCATTAGCCTACACCATTTTAGGCATGGACAACGATAAAGCAACCGATATGGTTGTTAAAGTCGCCAATGTCAAAGAGATTCCCACCATCGTTCAGAAAATTACCGCACGGTATCCTGATCTACGTGCTATCACCCAAGATGACATTAGGGTGAGTTACCAGAACCTGTTTGATTATAAAAGTGGTTTCTTTCTCTCCCTTTTTAGTGTCTGCGCTTTTGCCTTTTTTATTATTGTCTACGATAAAACCAGTGGGTTAAGCTCGGAAGAAAAAAGAGAGATCGGTATCTTAAAAGCTATTGGCTGGAGCAGTGATGATATTTTACAAGAGAAGTTTTATGAGAGCTTTATCCTTGCTATGAGTGCTTTTTTAGTCGGCATCGCGTTTTCTCTTTTTTACGTCTATGGCATGCAAGCACCTCTTTTACGTAATGTTTTTATGGGTTACTCCGAGCTTAAACCTGCTTTTATATTACCTTTTCATATCGATTTTGCAATGCCATTTTTACTATTTCTACTAAGTGTTCCTATTTACATCGCCGCTACCTTGATTCCCGCATGGCGAGCTTCAAGCTTAGATGCTGACGAGGTGATGCGATGA
- a CDS encoding arsenate reductase family protein: MIKVYGITTCGSVKKAIAFFKAKVVPYTFVDLKSTQISEAKLQEWLSCQPMSVIFNTKGTKFKTLGLSKEMDDAEKRGWLLREQLLFKRPIVECEDGALLVGFDEEVYAKKFA, translated from the coding sequence ATGATCAAAGTGTATGGTATTACCACGTGTGGAAGTGTGAAAAAAGCGATTGCTTTTTTTAAAGCGAAGGTTGTTCCTTATACCTTTGTCGATCTTAAAAGTACACAGATCAGCGAAGCAAAGCTTCAAGAGTGGCTTAGTTGTCAGCCGATGTCGGTGATTTTCAATACCAAAGGGACGAAGTTTAAGACATTGGGACTTAGTAAAGAGATGGACGATGCAGAAAAAAGAGGTTGGCTTTTAAGAGAGCAACTGCTGTTTAAACGCCCCATCGTCGAGTGTGAAGATGGAGCGCTTTTAGTGGGTTTTGATGAAGAAGTGTACGCGAAAAAATTTGCTTAA
- a CDS encoding nickel/cobalt transporter: protein MLRKFLLAFLMLALPYNLFACALCALYTPSATVIITMNGTPSKVETITFEWTFTQDFINTLLARYDENHNNKLDPKELERIKIILENYIAKRHYLTTIEYLSAARPNQDDVKKIPLHVKTKNLFLDGDTLIFRFTTEVNQAVTAGDELSFVTEDKEEYFKFLVHNVTYTIEKPFTMEFNIFNHIAFTKITTGMPAEANITAPIMPAKEAAIPPVIEQPKELPAPMSWLQSRLTHMQQNIQEAITDLKEKGTLLAYALFLGTSFLYGLLHAAGPGHGKALVSSYLFASDHRYTKALSMAALIGIVHTFAAFLLTLVIYGLFDLFFNAFFTNVTYYATKLSALMIIAIAGYLGWQKIKAMRSFKQTPKIVSFSEHPFTCKCSACSPKSQSTDWGVVLSAGVIPCPGTITIFIFALNTGAYLLGFLAALSMSLGMSSVIAITAIASVFTKNRFQTKSPKILIYSESISLSIMLILGFILLIA, encoded by the coding sequence ATGCTTCGAAAGTTTCTCTTAGCCTTTTTGATGCTTGCCCTTCCTTACAACCTTTTTGCCTGTGCATTGTGTGCTTTATACACCCCATCGGCTACCGTTATCATTACAATGAACGGAACGCCTTCAAAAGTTGAAACCATTACCTTTGAATGGACATTTACACAAGATTTCATCAATACTCTCTTAGCACGTTACGATGAAAATCACAATAACAAACTCGATCCCAAAGAGCTAGAGCGCATCAAAATTATTTTGGAAAATTACATCGCAAAGCGCCATTACCTAACAACCATCGAATACCTCAGTGCAGCGCGACCTAATCAAGACGATGTAAAAAAAATACCTTTACATGTAAAAACAAAAAATCTCTTTTTAGACGGTGACACGCTCATTTTTCGTTTCACCACCGAGGTCAATCAAGCAGTGACAGCAGGCGATGAACTCTCCTTTGTGACCGAAGACAAGGAAGAGTATTTTAAATTTTTAGTGCACAATGTGACCTATACGATAGAAAAACCTTTTACTATGGAATTCAATATTTTTAACCATATTGCTTTTACCAAAATTACCACGGGCATGCCAGCGGAGGCAAATATCACCGCGCCCATCATGCCGGCTAAAGAAGCGGCGATACCTCCTGTGATAGAACAACCCAAAGAGCTTCCAGCCCCTATGTCATGGCTTCAATCACGATTAACCCATATGCAGCAGAACATTCAAGAAGCCATCACCGATCTTAAAGAGAAAGGGACACTCTTAGCCTACGCACTTTTTTTAGGAACTTCCTTTTTATACGGTCTGCTTCATGCCGCAGGTCCTGGACACGGTAAAGCCTTGGTCAGCTCTTATCTGTTTGCCTCAGATCATCGCTACACCAAAGCATTGAGCATGGCTGCACTCATTGGCATTGTGCATACGTTTGCCGCTTTTTTGCTCACACTCGTCATTTACGGACTTTTTGATCTCTTCTTTAATGCTTTTTTTACCAACGTGACGTACTATGCGACGAAACTCTCAGCGCTGATGATTATTGCCATTGCGGGTTATTTAGGTTGGCAAAAAATCAAAGCAATGAGGTCGTTTAAACAGACTCCCAAAATCGTCTCATTTTCCGAACACCCTTTTACATGTAAATGCTCCGCCTGTTCACCAAAGTCGCAAAGTACCGATTGGGGCGTAGTTTTAAGCGCTGGAGTCATTCCGTGCCCGGGAACGATTACGATCTTTATTTTTGCACTCAATACGGGAGCGTACCTTCTAGGTTTTTTAGCCGCTCTTAGCATGAGTTTAGGGATGAGTAGCGTCATCGCTATAACAGCGATTGCTTCGGTCTTTACCAAAAATCGTTTTCAAACCAAAAGCCCAAAAATTCTCATTTACAGTGAGAGCATCAGTCTTAGTATTATGCTGATTCTTGGCTTTATTTTATTGATTGCTTAA
- a CDS encoding nickel/cobalt transporter — protein sequence MLSSLAISFAEANHYFNTELSSHFRAIDDGNLMPMLLIFLLSFGYGVVHAIGPGHGKALVAGYLLANPTKRAHVFQIGFLIAIVHALSALVVTLAATYLIQISAMKFFRQVNPPLFQISGALIVLMGCWLLYDVWRSRTMTKESVRPQKSRFGVVVLAGVVPCPGVITLCFFAITLGHITIGMIAAIFMSLGMGLTISLAGLLVNVMQKTKPVIAQPRWFWTLRLLGVLIVIGLGLLFLLNPVSTRAF from the coding sequence ATGCTTTCATCCCTCGCTATCAGTTTTGCTGAAGCAAACCACTATTTCAATACCGAACTTTCTTCTCATTTCCGAGCCATTGACGATGGAAATCTAATGCCTATGTTGCTTATTTTTCTGCTCTCTTTTGGTTATGGTGTGGTGCATGCCATTGGTCCAGGTCATGGCAAAGCACTTGTTGCGGGTTATCTTTTAGCCAACCCAACTAAACGTGCGCATGTTTTTCAAATAGGCTTTTTAATCGCCATCGTTCATGCGCTTTCAGCCCTTGTGGTGACACTGGCGGCAACGTATCTGATTCAAATCAGTGCGATGAAATTTTTTCGTCAAGTCAATCCACCTCTGTTTCAAATTTCAGGTGCACTGATTGTCCTCATGGGATGCTGGTTACTTTACGATGTTTGGCGCTCACGCACAATGACAAAAGAGAGTGTTCGCCCACAAAAAAGCCGTTTTGGGGTCGTTGTATTAGCCGGTGTCGTTCCTTGCCCTGGCGTTATTACCCTTTGCTTTTTTGCCATTACGTTAGGGCATATTACTATAGGAATGATCGCTGCCATCTTTATGAGCCTTGGTATGGGACTTACCATTTCGCTTGCAGGTTTATTGGTCAATGTCATGCAAAAGACGAAACCTGTTATCGCTCAGCCACGTTGGTTCTGGACATTGCGCCTTTTGGGTGTTCTCATCGTTATAGGACTGGGACTATTGTTTTTGCTCAACCCAGTTTCAACCAGAGCTTTTTAA
- a CDS encoding flavodoxin yields MKIAIFYGSTNGNTADVALKIQKRLNTDIYDVGKLKNGDDLAKYDLLILGTSTWYDGDLQDDWESFMSSLKATDIHGKTVALFGLGDQEGYGSDYVSGMRLIYDVVVEKGANVIGAWADEGYSYESSASVIDGKFVGLALDEDNQSELTDGRIALWCDQLEASLKVSA; encoded by the coding sequence ATGAAAATAGCTATTTTTTATGGAAGCACCAATGGTAATACTGCCGATGTTGCTTTGAAAATTCAAAAACGTTTAAATACAGATATTTACGATGTGGGAAAGCTCAAAAATGGAGATGATCTTGCCAAATATGATCTACTCATTTTAGGCACATCAACATGGTATGATGGTGATTTACAAGATGATTGGGAGAGCTTTATGAGTTCTTTAAAAGCAACCGACATACATGGTAAAACCGTAGCGCTTTTTGGTTTAGGTGATCAAGAAGGTTACGGGAGTGATTATGTCAGTGGTATGCGCTTGATTTACGATGTAGTGGTTGAAAAAGGAGCTAACGTCATTGGTGCATGGGCAGATGAGGGGTACTCGTATGAGAGTTCAGCTTCTGTTATAGATGGAAAATTTGTGGGACTCGCACTGGATGAAGACAATCAAAGTGAACTGACCGATGGGCGCATAGCACTATGGTGCGATCAATTAGAAGCTTCTTTGAAGGTGAGTGCATGA
- a CDS encoding ABC transporter ATP-binding protein produces MIWIKEVSKSFIQGDESIHALTNISLHVKCGECVVLKGSSGSGKSTLLSLIAGLMQPSQGEVRVDGKEISKLPEHFSAALRRQKMGFIFQKYHLIAHLSALENIMTPLIPENLPWHVLESKAKAVMEQCGIAHKAKMQINRLSGGEQQRVAIARSLINDPLIILADEPTANLDEKLSRELIATLEKLKQKGVTLLIATHDPLFFDLGFVDKIIEIHNGELIV; encoded by the coding sequence ATGATTTGGATTAAAGAGGTGAGTAAAAGCTTTATACAAGGCGATGAGAGCATTCATGCCCTTACCAATATCTCTTTACATGTAAAGTGTGGGGAGTGTGTGGTACTCAAGGGATCCAGTGGCAGTGGCAAGAGTACCTTACTCTCTTTAATTGCAGGGCTGATGCAACCCTCTCAGGGTGAAGTGCGTGTGGATGGGAAGGAGATTTCCAAACTCCCTGAGCATTTTAGTGCCGCTCTTCGACGGCAGAAAATGGGATTTATCTTTCAAAAGTATCATCTTATAGCCCATCTGAGTGCTCTTGAAAATATCATGACACCTTTGATTCCTGAGAACCTTCCTTGGCATGTACTTGAGAGCAAAGCCAAAGCAGTGATGGAGCAGTGTGGCATAGCGCATAAAGCAAAGATGCAAATCAATCGCCTCTCAGGAGGTGAGCAACAACGTGTCGCCATTGCACGCTCTTTAATCAACGATCCCTTAATCATCTTAGCCGATGAACCCACCGCCAATCTCGATGAAAAGCTTTCCCGTGAACTGATAGCCACGCTTGAGAAACTCAAACAAAAAGGGGTGACCCTCCTCATCGCAACCCATGATCCGCTCTTTTTTGATTTGGGGTTTGTGGATAAAATCATTGAAATACATAATGGCGAGCTTATCGTATGA
- a CDS encoding TIGR01777 family oxidoreductase — protein MKVAISGASGFVANALKKRFPDFVVIERKDDAKAIQQKLEGVDAVFNLAGAPIVARWNEAYKKVLYASRIETTKKLVEAINQSKIEHFISTSAVGIYPNNVPCDESTRLLGDDFLGKLAQDWEAEALKCTKRTAILRFGVVLGADGGALAKMLPAFKLGLGGIIGDGWMMTSWIDLDDLVAIYAFVLEHQCEGIYNATAPQPLSNYDFTKTLGKVLHRPTFLPVPTFVIKLLFGEGSTVLLDSKEVYPKCLLEKGFVFQYPDLESSLRKILV, from the coding sequence ATGAAAGTAGCCATCAGCGGAGCGAGCGGTTTTGTTGCCAATGCACTGAAAAAGAGATTTCCTGATTTTGTAGTCATTGAACGCAAAGATGATGCAAAAGCGATCCAACAAAAACTTGAAGGAGTAGACGCAGTTTTTAATCTCGCAGGTGCGCCCATTGTTGCAAGATGGAATGAGGCGTATAAAAAAGTGCTTTATGCAAGTCGTATTGAGACAACCAAAAAATTGGTTGAAGCGATTAATCAAAGCAAAATAGAGCATTTTATCTCCACTTCTGCGGTAGGTATTTACCCGAATAATGTGCCGTGTGATGAGAGCACGCGCTTACTTGGTGATGATTTTTTAGGAAAACTGGCGCAGGATTGGGAAGCGGAAGCTTTGAAATGTACGAAACGCACGGCCATTTTACGTTTTGGTGTCGTCTTGGGTGCGGATGGTGGTGCACTTGCCAAAATGTTACCCGCCTTTAAACTGGGGCTTGGAGGCATCATTGGTGATGGATGGATGATGACCAGCTGGATTGATCTCGATGATCTTGTTGCCATTTACGCTTTTGTGTTAGAGCATCAATGTGAGGGCATTTATAATGCCACTGCACCACAACCACTGAGTAATTACGATTTTACGAAGACCTTGGGTAAAGTGTTACATCGCCCCACTTTTTTGCCCGTACCCACGTTTGTAATCAAACTGCTTTTTGGAGAGGGTTCAACGGTTTTACTGGATAGCAAAGAGGTTTACCCTAAGTGTTTACTTGAAAAAGGATTTGTGTTTCAATATCCCGATTTAGAGAGCTCACTTCGAAAGATTTTGGTTTAG
- a CDS encoding DUF1007 family protein: MFTRFIFFICCLNTFLVAHPHIFIDTQVQVLPEKIIIIWSFDEMTSAMLMDDYDKNKNKKLDPDEVAFMEKDHFRTLEPYSYFIHMSDGKDEFDLKRIIEFTASFENKKLIYTFAIPKPKLKKYELRFYDAEMYVALILKNEWLTCKEPVKCKIEGYDADFYYAYKVMVQE, from the coding sequence GTGTTTACTCGCTTCATTTTTTTCATCTGTTGTCTTAACACTTTTTTAGTGGCACATCCGCATATTTTTATTGATACCCAAGTGCAAGTTTTGCCTGAAAAGATCATTATCATATGGAGCTTTGATGAGATGACTTCTGCCATGCTCATGGACGATTACGACAAAAATAAAAACAAAAAGCTCGACCCTGACGAAGTTGCTTTTATGGAAAAAGATCACTTTAGAACGTTAGAGCCTTACAGTTATTTTATCCATATGTCCGATGGGAAAGATGAGTTTGACCTTAAACGTATCATCGAATTCACAGCCTCTTTTGAAAACAAAAAACTCATCTATACCTTCGCCATTCCCAAACCAAAACTGAAAAAATACGAACTGCGTTTTTACGATGCGGAGATGTATGTAGCGCTCATTTTAAAAAATGAGTGGCTTACATGTAAAGAACCCGTTAAGTGTAAAATTGAAGGGTATGATGCCGATTTTTACTACGCCTATAAGGTGATGGTTCAAGAATAA
- a CDS encoding diguanylate cyclase domain-containing protein — MRIKGKLFIFMLALFLFFSLSVWFYTEILFDKVNEKWAERFIKKQIIFDKNRTLLPLLQEHEIIQEMANEPAILAMALDDTNESKRKNGLAILESYRQKFQSKSYFAAFVKSENYYFNDAKNSYAGKELQYKLSPASKNDAWFYNVIADNQAYRINVDTDEVLKHTYIWLNYDVVIHNKVVGVVGTGLDFTRFVRESVGVEQEGIQNFFINRYLDIQLERSTKLSDYLSHKNTTGTYQKIDTLFVRQQDKDAIREAVSYLSTHPDEIRTIWVEYGDVKKLLGLTYLHEIDWFSLTLIDAKELDAVKDFSIFPLLSALFLIALIAVGYQLRTLILNPLNRLKTNMQAIEHGHYEIDLHPVGSAEIKDLSQQFSTMIEYVRSNNRALEEKIQERTLGLMQSEAKLNTILESLEAFIYIKDTQYRYIYANRKHCDLIEVVGKTDEDFFDEPTIQALRKADREVIEYGRKVTIEEHLTSKHTERAITCLSTKIPLLREDGSVYALCGISTDITERKKTEELIRELAYHDSLTQLPNRRLFHERFTMMLSHAKRIKQYGALLVLDLDNFKPLNDAFGHKAGDVLLIDVAKRLKTCVRDVDVVARFGGDEFLIAVENLSLEEYIAQEEAIKIASSILLHVSAPYVIALQEEEDEKVIHHQCTASIGITLFSDKKQHQETIFSEADKAMYQAKQKGRNCIEFYKENV; from the coding sequence ATGCGTATAAAAGGGAAACTATTTATTTTTATGCTAGCGCTGTTTCTTTTTTTCTCTTTGAGTGTTTGGTTTTACACGGAGATATTATTCGATAAGGTCAATGAAAAATGGGCAGAACGGTTTATTAAAAAACAGATTATTTTTGATAAAAATCGCACCCTTCTTCCTCTATTGCAAGAGCATGAGATTATTCAAGAAATGGCAAATGAGCCTGCTATTCTCGCCATGGCACTGGATGATACAAATGAAAGCAAACGCAAAAATGGTTTAGCTATTTTAGAATCGTATCGACAAAAATTTCAAAGTAAAAGTTATTTTGCTGCTTTTGTTAAAAGTGAAAACTACTATTTTAATGATGCAAAAAATAGTTATGCAGGCAAGGAACTTCAGTATAAACTTTCACCTGCTTCAAAAAATGATGCATGGTTTTATAATGTTATCGCCGATAATCAAGCGTATCGTATTAATGTTGATACCGATGAGGTCCTTAAACATACCTATATCTGGCTTAACTATGATGTGGTAATCCATAACAAAGTGGTTGGCGTTGTTGGGACGGGACTGGATTTTACCCGTTTTGTACGAGAGTCTGTTGGCGTTGAACAAGAGGGAATTCAAAACTTTTTTATCAACCGTTATTTGGATATTCAACTGGAACGCAGTACAAAACTTAGTGATTATCTGAGCCACAAAAACACTACGGGAACATATCAAAAGATTGATACATTGTTTGTTCGTCAGCAAGATAAAGATGCTATCCGTGAAGCTGTTAGTTATTTAAGTACGCATCCCGATGAAATACGTACTATTTGGGTAGAGTATGGTGATGTCAAAAAGCTTTTAGGGTTGACGTATCTTCACGAAATTGATTGGTTTAGCTTAACGCTTATTGACGCAAAAGAGCTTGATGCGGTTAAAGATTTTTCCATCTTTCCCCTCCTCAGTGCACTTTTTTTAATTGCATTGATCGCCGTTGGTTACCAGCTACGCACGTTAATTCTTAATCCTTTGAATCGCTTAAAAACGAACATGCAAGCCATTGAACATGGCCATTACGAGATTGACCTTCATCCTGTTGGGAGTGCTGAAATTAAAGACCTTTCGCAACAGTTTAGCACGATGATAGAGTATGTACGCTCTAATAATAGAGCGTTAGAAGAGAAAATCCAAGAACGCACATTAGGATTGATGCAAAGTGAAGCGAAACTCAATACGATTTTAGAGAGCCTTGAAGCGTTTATTTACATTAAAGATACACAGTATCGTTATATTTATGCTAACCGAAAGCATTGTGATTTAATTGAAGTTGTTGGAAAAACCGATGAAGATTTTTTTGATGAGCCAACCATTCAAGCTCTTCGAAAAGCAGATAGGGAAGTCATCGAATACGGGCGCAAAGTGACGATCGAAGAACACCTCACCAGCAAGCATACAGAAAGAGCAATAACCTGTCTTTCAACGAAAATCCCACTTCTACGTGAAGATGGGAGTGTCTACGCATTGTGTGGTATTTCTACGGACATTACAGAGCGTAAAAAAACCGAAGAGCTTATCCGTGAGCTCGCTTATCATGATTCTTTAACGCAGTTACCCAATCGGCGATTGTTTCATGAACGCTTTACGATGATGCTATCACACGCAAAGCGAATAAAACAGTATGGGGCTCTTTTGGTACTGGATTTGGATAATTTCAAACCCCTTAACGATGCTTTTGGACATAAAGCGGGAGATGTGCTCCTCATTGACGTAGCTAAACGCTTAAAAACATGTGTGCGTGATGTGGATGTCGTTGCTCGTTTTGGTGGAGATGAATTCTTAATTGCAGTGGAAAATTTAAGCCTAGAAGAGTATATTGCCCAAGAAGAGGCTATCAAAATTGCTTCTTCTATTCTTTTACATGTAAGCGCACCGTACGTGATTGCATTGCAGGAAGAAGAGGATGAAAAAGTCATTCATCACCAATGTACAGCGAGTATTGGAATTACGTTATTTAGCGATAAAAAGCAGCATCAAGAAACTATTTTTAGTGAAGCGGATAAAGCAATGTATCAAGCCAAACAAAAAGGGCGAAATTGCATAGAATTTTATAAGGAGAATGTATGA
- the rarD gene encoding EamA family transporter RarD — MNNLSKETQGYIYALLAFVFWGLIPIYFKLIASVSAAEILAHRIIWSVVLLFGMIIVSRQFGAFTLLIRDIHKIKYLVLSALLVSLNWLVFIWAVSHNMIAESSLGYYINPLVNFALGILFFKDRPTFWQKIAIALAFSAIVYQAVTLGSIPVVSLVLAFSFGFYGLIRKQINLPAMTGLYIETLILLPLALLYFGYLVATHQNAFVFPPNAISWLLLLAGFITVVPLLWFNAAATRISLIHLGFFQYISPTVSFLLAIFVYDEILVPEKLTSFVLIWIALAIFSMDGYLKKRRTKEV; from the coding sequence ATGAACAATCTCTCGAAAGAGACACAAGGCTACATCTACGCTCTTTTAGCGTTTGTTTTCTGGGGTTTAATCCCGATCTATTTTAAACTGATTGCTTCAGTATCCGCCGCAGAAATACTCGCACACCGTATTATCTGGTCTGTGGTACTGCTCTTTGGTATGATTATTGTAAGTCGTCAATTCGGTGCATTTACCCTTCTGATTCGAGATATTCATAAAATCAAATACCTCGTACTCTCCGCTCTTTTGGTTTCGCTGAATTGGTTGGTATTCATTTGGGCAGTCAGTCATAATATGATTGCCGAATCCAGTCTTGGCTATTACATTAATCCGCTGGTGAATTTTGCTTTGGGCATCCTCTTTTTTAAAGATCGCCCTACGTTTTGGCAAAAAATTGCTATTGCCTTAGCTTTCAGTGCCATTGTGTACCAAGCAGTCACCCTTGGGTCTATTCCTGTCGTTTCATTGGTCTTAGCATTTAGTTTTGGCTTTTATGGACTGATTCGTAAACAGATTAACCTTCCTGCTATGACAGGACTGTATATCGAAACACTGATTTTACTCCCTTTGGCACTGCTCTATTTTGGGTATTTAGTGGCGACACACCAAAATGCGTTTGTCTTTCCTCCCAATGCAATTTCGTGGCTTTTACTTTTAGCCGGTTTTATCACGGTTGTTCCGCTTTTATGGTTTAACGCGGCGGCTACACGCATCTCTCTCATTCACTTAGGCTTTTTCCAGTACATTAGCCCTACCGTTTCCTTTTTGTTAGCTATTTTTGTTTATGATGAGATTTTAGTTCCCGAAAAGCTCACCAGTTTTGTGCTCATTTGGATTGCACTTGCTATCTTTAGCATGGATGGATACCTAAAAAAGAGACGTACCAAAGAGGTCTAA